A stretch of DNA from Poecilia reticulata strain Guanapo linkage group LG18, Guppy_female_1.0+MT, whole genome shotgun sequence:
CCCTCCCCATCCCGGACGGTCACTACTGTCTGCTTCAGAGACGCAAGAGAGACTGAAGGATCTAGTCTTCTGTGTCCAATCGAGTCTCAAACTACTTGTTTTCCTCTCGCTGTGGCGTATCCAGGAGGATTGGgattgaatgttttgtttttttaattcttattaTTGTCGAGGGTTTTCTGAGTTGGCTCGGTCTGAAGAAATAAGCAGTGCTTCCAAATTTGTCGAGTCTGTGCCCAAGTCAAATCAGGTGGAGAGGAGATTTCTTTCAGTGTGATAAAGTGATCCACAGAACTATCTACTCGGATAATAACGCTAAAAAAAAGAGGGTAAAACCTGGCTAATATATACAgttatattaaaatatgcttACACTTTCATTGAAATGTCAACTGGTggcctttaaaatgtttctgtttctctgatttagTGTCTTAATGTAAAGAAGTGAAGGTCTGCTTGTTTGTGTGCTTGTGGGTAAGACATCTTATCTGCTCTTCCATTaacgaaagaaaaaaacatggcgGCTGGATTACAGTGCGCTCGAGAAAAGACTCTACCATCCAGAACACTTATCGACCATCAACACTGTCACATTTTATagataggttttttttttaaaaaaaagattgaaaggaagatatgactgaaaaataaataagtcgGCTACAAGGTTTAAACATTCATCGCCTTAAAAAAGAGCAACCTGCTCTCATCTGCTCCGTCGTTGCAgctaaatgaacaaaaataccTGCATTTATTTGgtgttaaatgtaaaaacatgttggaaaatGACGGCGGTCTCATTCACTCACGCAAGATGCCGATATTTGTTGTCATAAGCAAATTAAATGTAGTTTCAGATGAATTGGAAATACAGAAGAAGAATTGGTTGACTAAGTACGGGACTCAAACGATGAcaataaagcaaacatttgagGTAAAAGTAAACATCACAACCCCACCGTATGTCTGATGGAGAGTTTGTTTATATGCAAGTataatttaacaccaaaaatatGAGTTGAAATGTTTCCTCgtttgtgtgtgcgtatgtatgtgtgtgtgaatttcaaaaaattttaagtgtacttaaaaataaagagttcAAACACAGACGTGGCGAATAACAAtgaatttataaatgtatataaattcACAATATAGTATGGACaattgtagggttttttttccaaatgtttggtTCTTGTAATGTGGGAGGACTGTcttcatttttcagaaaaaaagggaattcTGTACTTGACTGAGTAGAGACTTGACATTGTTCAGTATTTTGTATTAACACAAAAGAGAATCTGTAATAAATACTGCGACGTCAAATGTTTCCTCTGTCTGCTCGTTTATTTCAGATCTTTTAATAGTTAGCCTTCCTGCCACCTTTTACACAGCAgtctaaaaacatttctaatactTTTTGTACATCTGCATTTTTTGTGAATCTGCATTTTATAGAAATACAGAAAAcgatacaaaacatatttttgaaaaagctgtttgcttttgaacctgtttaaatgaatatatatttttaatattatttcagtCATGATCTTTGTATACACAAATATCAAAATCATATTTGTGTCTTAAAATTAAGAGTACtatcttaaaatattaacattacaCATGAAAGCCGTCTGGACATGCAATTAACTCAATAcctaaaatgtgaaatatttgaaaataaatataactacACTCCTGTAACTATCTTAggttcatttttagttttactgtaGTTTTCAATTTCCTTTCATTCACATCTTAACCTTCACAAATATTCTCATCCCTGTAAAGATGTGGATAACCTGGAGTGCAAATACCTCTGCTTCAACAAATATTACTGttgctaatttatttaacaCTGATATTTACAGTTATAATACTGCCACACGtttaatttatatttgctacaaaaaaatatggGCAATATTTACGGTTGAATTAAGTAGGTTTCCAGCACTAATTGAGCAGAATATCACACCTTTTAGTTGTACTCAGCTACTTCACACACATGCTAGTTGTAGCTTAACCTCACCATAGCCTTGTGCTGggatagtaataataattaaagtaataatgtgttttatttattggtacGTTCCAAGACATCATGGAcactttccaagaaaaaaatacatacaaaaatacacagaggaggggaaaaaaataaattactgaacaaGGGATGCTGCTCTATGCTTTGTTATAACGTTATCCGTCTATAGATAGCGACACATTTACCCTTATTAGAAATGCATCTTCTCtcatctttcccattttgaagcaAAATGGTCATCTGTGTCACATATTTGTAACTCAAGACCTCGCTGACTTAACATTTTAGTATCCcgattttaaaaacagtaaacgacatatatgtatatatatatgtcgtTTATTGTGCAGAAAACCANNNNNNNNNNNNNNNNNNNNNNNNNNNNNNNNNNNNNNNNNNNNNNNNNNNNNNNNNNNNNNNNNNNNNNNNNNNNNNNNNNNNNNNNNNNNNNNNNNNNNNNNNTATATATATATAATAGTTGTTGCAACTTTTACTTTGTCTGAAACATCTTGTAATCTCTGGTGTCTTTCAGCCAAACTTATCTTAAGCTGCTCCCTGCATCTTTACCAATAGTTGTGCATCAGACGCTGCAAATCCCCAGTTGGCCCATCCTGCTTTGCTCTCAGCTAGAAGAGCTGTTCCTTCCACTCCACACACCACAGGCGCCTCTGTTCTCTTGCTGTGTCATGCTGGCAGGTTTATCTGAAAAGCCCGCTGGAACCTACCATCCCATGCACGGAGCGCGCAGAGACAACGGTGAGCGGGGGGGAGGGCAGGAGGGGAGGGGTTTGGCTTGAACTCTTCATTTGTTTGCGACCAGAGGAAGAGAGGGATGCTCTGTTTCCACCGTCAGGGGCACACCCTGCCTGCCCTAGAGCGGTGCAGTGTGACGAGAGGCTGATGGAGACCATGACGGGCGGCTGCAGCCTTGTAGAGAGGGAGGGATGGGAATGCTGAATCAGTGAAACTACATAAAAGGTCCAGGAGAGGGTGAGCGAGTGGGTAAATGGCAGGGAGAGAAAGGTAACAGGAAGGTTGTAGGTGGAGAAAGATGAGCTGCATGATTCCTTTTCACTCATTTCGTCAATAACCTATCGAGTTTACCACTATTTCAGCCATGTCTGTGTTTTCCAAAGAAACTTTAAGCTAAAGTAAATCTCAGTGGTGacttttgtttactttggtTTAAAGGCGACATTTTTGTGCTCACAGTTAACGTCAGCCCTGAGAACCAAGGTAAGATTCCACaaatctatatttttgttttgcaccgATTGTCCAACCCTAGTGTCATattggctgcttttctttttctttttcgcATCGATGcccactgaataaaacatgagaaCATAAGCGCCACCCTTCGATCTCTTATTTTAACTCTGGTTTCCTCTGTCAGATGCAGGTAGATGAGCCAGTGCGTTTGCCCAGGTTGTCCCGTGTCGCAGTTTGTGGCGGCACGCACGGCAACGAGCTCTCAGGAGTGTACTTGGTGCGAGAGATGTTGAAGCCGGAGAACAGAAAGGAGGACGGGGGGCCCGCGTCGGTGCTGATGGTGCTGTCCAACCCTCGGGCCATGCAGCAGTGCACCAGATACGTTGACACTGACCTGAACCGCTGCTTCACCCACGCAACCCTCAAGTGAGGCACTGCTTTTGTTGCAGAAAACCATCCGCTTGTGTCACAGTCACAATGTTTCAGGTCATCAAACTAGTTCAAATATCACACAGAGGAGCTCTGCAGGTTCAAAACTGAGTTTTTACTGTGTTGAGGGAAAAAGTTCTTCAAACTGGCTTGggtcaatgtgaaaagatgcaATTGACCCTTTTGTTAAACTGTGACTGAACAGATTTATCCTTTCATCCATTGTCTTCTGTTTATCTCTGGTTGGGTGTCAGAGGTACCAGCCTAAGCCAAGACTGGCAGAACCATAAATTTGGCTTTTTATTGGGAAATCCCAAAGCAGAAAGTCCAGGCACCAGTTTAAGGCGATAAGCTCAACCTCAGTTTGGTCCTGCTGCAAGAGAAACGATTCGAAACGCCCTAAAAAAGCCGACCTCTGAACGgctcaaacataaaaactacGATTATGTGACATGACCTTGAACAGGCCATTTGCTTGTATGTTAGAAAACCCCCCAGTATggatgaattaaaaacaattatgcagagaatgttttctttgttgaaaCAACCATTTATTAGATTTCAGAgggaattacttttttttttttttttttacctgtgaCCAGATTGACTTGGATTCCACCTTaaccttaataaatgaaatcatataTTAAGTTAGTACAGCACTCCATTGGCTAAAGTGTTTGTGTCCTAGTGGCCCCGCATCAGAGGGGGCCCCCTATGAGATCTTCCGGGCCCGTGAACTGAACACCCTGCTGGGTCCCAAAGGCAGCCGGGCGGCAGTGGATCTCATCTGTGACCTCCACAACACCACCGCCAACATGGGCCTGTGCTTCATCGCTTATTCTGACTGTGACTGGGTCTGTCTTCACATATTCAGACACTTGCAGGTAAATGCTTTTAAGTTTTCAGTGGCAACCTGAGTAGAAGTAGTGGACGTGTTAGTCGAGATCTGGCAGAGAGCGTCCTGACTGCCTTGTAACGTTTAATAGAGATCTTAAGtagtttcaatgtttttctgcgTAGCACCTGGCCATGACCTGACCATGtctgtttaaaatgtaagaacTGTGGACAAAGTGTAAAGAGACCACAtcaagctgaaataaaaactgtctaCAGTAGATGAACAGTATCTGAAGGTCTTaaaaaaatgggacaaaatttGTTGCAAACCCGAGACATAAATCAGCCAAAGTTAAATCGTCTTCTGCAGCTCTTCCTAAAcctgtgctttgtttttttttttctcaacacacAACATCATTTTAAGGAAGTTTTTACCCGAATATCTCTTTGGAAATGGTCTTACTAATGTCAATACCTGTCACAGTTTCCAAAGTGGCTGCACTCAAGTGCTCTAGTGGAGGTATGCGTAGATTTGCTCCATGGACTCTGAAagcagagggttttttttctttgttttctgatgaGGATAAGAACAGTGATGTATGAAAGATAACAAAACCATTTATTTCAGCCAAGAAGCTGCATGGCCAATTGCAGGAGAGGAAGGCAGCTGAGCCAGCTGGAGATGTGCACTTGAGAGAATGTGACAATAATATTTGTCACATGCAGCTTCTCGAGGATTACCTCTTGGATGTTTCTCTTTGTAATGCGCTTGTCACGTTGTTTGTAGAGTAAGTGTGTAAATGTTCAAGTGATACCAGTATTTTCTGTAAGCCAGTTGTGCATAGTTGCTTTGAAACCGaagaaacaagaacaaattGTACCTTTGTGACAGACTGACGGTAATTGGGCAGAAAGATTAATTCCAAACCGGTTCTTTGTTAAATTATCTGATAGGAGTACACTCAACTCTGGTTCATGCCtcaagtttttcaatatttttacgCCTGGGTGATGATTCCTAGATAGATCCGATCAGATTCGCAAAATGATCACAGTGGACAGACACAAGCTCCAGAAAACTTGAACAACCATTTCCATGAAAATcgtttgtttgtaataactTTGGGTTTATTCTTACTTCCTGTCAGAAGCAGATGCCGGATACGCCAATGAGATTCATCCATTTTGACGTCTCCACTAAAGAGTCGTATTCCCTCGACTCCATTGGGAAACACGGCTTTGGtgagtttttgtcttttgctgtttttaacataaatgcATCTGATCCCACTGAAAGGATATTTTCATGTAAATCCTGCTTTGCGTAGCCATGGAGATTGGTCCTCAGCCTCATGGGTGTGTCAAGTCAAACATTTACACAGCAATGAAAGAAGGCGTGCAGCACATGCGGGATTGGGTCAGCTGTTTTAACTCAGGTGAGTCCAATGTGAGCATGGCTCAGTTACCTGTATGCggaggtgggtagagtacccCAACATTGTACTCCATTAAGCAGTATCAGTAAGAAAAGTTAAATAGTACTAATTACTAGATGCTCACTCGACATACAGAGTAACAAAGCATAATAGAGAGACCAGAGGCTGCATGGAGTCCTGTTGCAGCAGAGtatctgttttataatatattttgttgttaatctgttgctaagagatgagcgaGTTTTCTGGTGACCAAGcgccacgaagtaaacatctgatttttactttcagaaaaTATATCAACTGTAAATTTCATTGGTCTAAACAACTAATTTGTTGTTAAAAGATTAGTGTTTGTTTCTGggaacgaactgccacgaagtataaatcatattgtcttttttttgtattgaatgtctgttttataatttacttacaccaatgacaaaaaaacaaaacattttcactttcctGCCAAATTCACCAACAGCACAATTCTTGTTAattagtatttcaaaagagcagaagagaaatcttatgttttttgagcaataacaatatttgttgttaatctgttgctaagagatgagcgaGTTTTCTGGTAACCAGGTACCACGActtaaacatctgatttttacttttgcaaaatttgtgAACTATAAATTTCATGTGTctaagcagtatttcaaaagagcttg
This window harbors:
- the LOC103480428 gene encoding N-acyl-aromatic-L-amino acid amidohydrolase (carboxylate-forming) B-like isoform X1, with product MQVDEPVRLPRLSRVAVCGGTHGNELSGVYLVREMLKPENRKEDGGPASVLMVLSNPRAMQQCTRYVDTDLNRCFTHATLNGPASEGAPYEIFRARELNTLLGPKGSRAAVDLICDLHNTTANMGLCFIAYSDCDWVCLHIFRHLQKQMPDTPMRFIHFDVSTKESYSLDSIGKHGFAMEIGPQPHGCVKSNIYTAMKEGVQHMRDWVSCFNSGCVFEGGPVDVFTMVKNLDYPRDGETRNITAAIHPRLQDRDFCLLRPGEPLFQTFSGETLKYQGDEALYAFFINECAYYEKGIALSLARKRRVTVPSIRVQTDEEERASEESFASEEEE
- the LOC103480428 gene encoding N-acyl-aromatic-L-amino acid amidohydrolase (carboxylate-forming) B-like isoform X2, whose translation is MQVDEPVRLPRLSRVAVCGGTHGNELSGVYLVREMLKPENRKEDGGPASVLMVLSNPRAMQQCTRYVDTDLNRCFTHATLNGPASEGAPYEIFRARELNTLLGPKGSRAAVDLICDLHNTTANMGLCFIAYSDCDWVCLHIFRHLQQMPDTPMRFIHFDVSTKESYSLDSIGKHGFAMEIGPQPHGCVKSNIYTAMKEGVQHMRDWVSCFNSGCVFEGGPVDVFTMVKNLDYPRDGETRNITAAIHPRLQDRDFCLLRPGEPLFQTFSGETLKYQGDEALYAFFINECAYYEKGIALSLARKRRVTVPSIRVQTDEEERASEESFASEEEE